From the genome of Sinanaerobacter sp. ZZT-01:
CGGGATTATACCATCACCCCGGTTACCCGCCTGAGCAATCTGGCGCAGCGGTATGAGGGCGGCTGCCTCCTATATCATTTTACAGTTCAGGTGAAAAAAAAGAACGTTTTATATATTTGCTTTATTTACGAAATGTAGGTTCGTATCCAGAAGTTAAGCAATATAAAAAATATTTCTTTCACCCCTTGACTCTGACACGGTGTCAGGGGGTAAGGTCGATTTTGAGGAGGGATAAAAATGGATTTTTCGTGTTATGTAAAACAGAGTATTATTACAAATCCACGCAAATATAAGAGCTGGTATGAACCATTGCCGCCATCCCCGACAGACTTATTGCGAATGGCGCAGGGGTTGGTTATTCATGGAGATCAGGGCAAACTTTACGGTGTGACCTTTAGTAAACGCCAATTGGAGGAAGAGTTGCTTCGAACCGTACCACAGATGCTGGAAAAGCTATCCCAGATAGACCAAAGAGCGCTTGCTGCTTCAAGGTCACCACAATTGCGCTTGATCGGTATGTGCAGGGATTATGCATTGCTTTTGGTATCCTTTTTGCGCTACAAAGGGATTCCCGCCCGTCTTCGGGTAGGCTTTGCAAGTTACTTTAAAAGCGAACTTATGTATGAGGATCATTGGTTGATCGAATATTACAGCTTGGAGGAACAGCGGTGGGTACGCATGGATGCCCAGTTGGATGAAATTCAGAAAGCACATTATGGAATTACATTCAATACAGAAGATATGCCATCCGATGCAGGCTATCTGCTCGGAGGTCAGGCATGGATACTTTGCAGGTCTGGTGAACAACATCCAGAGGACTTTGGTTATAACAAGAATTGGAAAGGCTGGCATTCCGTCAAAGGGAATCTGCTGCATGACTTTAACAGTCTGCTGGGGCTGGAGCTTCTTCCGTGGGATTTGTGGACAGAGCTTAGCACAAAAAAATATAGCGATTTAAACAGATACGAAAAAGACCTGCTGGATGAGATGGCAGAACTTACTGTAAATCCAAATGCTTCAGAAAAAGAGCTTCAAGACATCGTGAGCCGTCTTCCGTCAGACTATATGGAAGCGATTCAATCCAAGCTCAAGCTGCTCGGTGTGCAGGAGCAAGCTGAGGTTGCAGACCCGGATATGTTGGAACCGAAGTTTTCTGTACAGCCAATACTCAGAAACTGCAATGCTACGTTACATTTAAAGCAGCCAAATGACGTATTGCTGCTAAAAGGATGCCGACAGAACAATTTAAAAAATATTGATGTATCTATTCCAAAAAATAAGTTGACGGTCATCACAGGTGTGAGCGGAAGCGGTAAATCATCCTTAGCTTTCGATACGATTTATGCGGAGGGAAAGCGCCGGTATCTTGATAATATGTCGGGCGCCGCTAAGATGCAGGAATTAATGGAAAAGCCAGATTTTGATACGATACAAGGGCTTACTCCTACCATTGCCATTGAACAGAAAAAAGGAAGTCAGAATCCTCGTTCCACCGTGGGAACCCTGACAGGTATAATGGATCAGCTGCGAATGCTTTATGTCTCAATCGGAACGCCCTATTGTCCTTATTGCGGTATTCCTGTCAAGAAAGACAGCAAAAACAAAAACCGTTGTCCGGTGTGCGGGAGTCTTTTTCAAGCGCTTACCGTCTCCACTTTCAATGCCAATACCCATACGGGAGCGTGTCATGCCTGCAATGGTCTTGGCCTTCTATATGAGGTCAATCCTAATTCTATTGTGGTAAATGAAAATCTTTCTGTACTGGATGGGGCGACTTCCTACTTTGGAAAGCTGCGGGGGAAAAAGCCCACCGGAAACTGGATGGTTGGCGAACTTTATGCGATAGCAGCTGATATGGAAATTGAATTGGATACTCCTTGGAAAGAGCTGCCGGAGAATTTTAAAAATGCGGTACTCTATGGAACCGGAGATAAGATTTACAGCTTCAAGTACAATTCCGGAGGCAGAGATACTGAAATCAATCGTCCTGCCGCAGGAGCGGCTGCCCATATACAAAGGCTGTTTCGTGAATCCAAATCGGAGGATAATCCGTGGAAGCAATATATGCGTGAGTTTCCATGCCCTACCTGTCACGGAGAATTACTATGCCCGGAAGCCCGATATACAACAATCATGGGGTATCGTCTGCCAGAGGTTACCCAAATGCCCATTGATCGCCTGCAAGACTGGATATTCAGTTTACAGGGCTTGCTCTCTGAAAATCAAAAAAATAAGGCAGGGGAAGTATTGGAAGAAATCCAAACACGAATCGCCAATCTGCTGCAAGTTGGACTGCCATATCTAACCTTATGCCGAACAGCGCCCACGCTTTCGGGCGGTGAGCTTCAGCGTGTACGTCTGTCCAGTCAGCTCGGCAGCGAATTGATCGGACTGACCTATATTCTGGACGAACCCTCTATCGGACTGCATCCAAGAGATCATCATCTGATGATTGATACGATCCGGAATTTAAGGGATAAAGGAAATACCGTGATTGTCGTAGAGCATGACCGGGACACCATGCTCAGTGCGGATTATCTTATCGACATTGGACCCGGAGCGGGCGTTCACGGTGGGGAGGTTGTAACAGCTGGAACCGTAGATGAAGTAGAAGAAAATTCTCTTTCCGCTACCGGTCGTTATCTGAAAGGTGAGAATGCGTGTAACTCATCGAATCTTAAAATACCTCACGAATGGTTGATCTTAAAAGGCTGTACGAGCAACAATCTAAAAAATGTGGATGTCCGTTTCCCGATTCATGTTATGTGCTGTATTACCGGTGTAAGCGGCTCCGGGAAAAGCTCGTTGATTTTTGGAACACTGATTCCGGCACTGGAGGAAGCGATTCAGCACAAAAGAAATAGCAGTAAAAATTACCGGTCGTTTGAGGGCTATGAAACAATAAATGGCTTTGTACAGATGGATCAAAGCCCCATCGGAAAATCCTCACGCTCTACGCCTGCAACCTATATAGGGGTTTTTGATGCAATTCGTGCGCTGTATGCAAAGCAACCCAAGGCTCTCGAATGTGGAATATCAGAAAGTCATTTCAGCTTTAATTCCAAGGAGGGTCAGTGCCCTGTATGTGAGGGACAGGGGCGGATTAAGATAGCTTTTCAGTATATGGCGGATCATTATGTGACCTGTGCGGAATGCAAAGGCAGCCGATATCAGGAATTTGTACTTGAGGTGCTTTACAAAGGCAAAAGCATTGCAGAGGTTCTGCACATGGACCTATCAGAAGCAGTATCCTTTTTTGCTGATGTGCCGGATATCCTACCAAAGCTACAGCTAATGGAGGAAGCGCAAAGACTGAAATTAGCGAAAGAGCTGGGAGGAAAACAGAAAAAGCATATGGTCTACATTCTGGATGAACCGACTACCGGGCTGCATTTTCAGGACATTGAAAAGCTTCTGCTGATTTTCAGAAAGCTGGTAGATGCGGGTCACACCCTGTATATCATTGAACACAACACAGACATTATCCGTGCGTCTGACTGGGTTGTTGATATTGGCCCCGAGGGAGGAACCGGCGGCGGAAAAATTGTTGCAACAGGAAACCCGGAGGAAATCAAAAAAAATTCTGCCAGCATTACCGGCAGATATCTGTAAGGAGGATGCCGATGAAACCATTAAAAAGAAACACATGGCAGTATAAGCTGACAGCGTACATGGTTAGTCAGGGAATATCTTTGCTAGGGTCGTCCATCGTATCGCTGGCAATTATTTGGTATGTCACATTAGGAACAGGCTCCGGCAGCATGATTGCCGGAGTTACGGTTACAACCTTTTTGCCGCAGGCGCTCATCATGCTGTATGGCGGCGTTTTAGCTGACCGCTATTCACCGAAACGGATTGTAATGATCAGCGATTCCTTAATAGCGCTGTCAACTTTCGTTCTGGTCATTTTATTTGTCACTGGTACGGACAGTATCGGCTGGGTATTTTTCTTCAATGCACTGCGCTCCCTTGGCACAGGAATACAGCTCCCGGCTTCCAAAAGCATTCTTCCGCAGATTGTGCCTGACGAGCAATTAATGAAAGCAAACAGCATTTATACCGGCATATGGAGTACCATTCAGCTGATTTCTCCCGGCCTTGGCGGTCTCGTTATGAGCTTACTGTCCATTCAGTATGTTTTTCTGATTGACATAGGAACAGCAATCACCGGCGTTTTACTTCTTGCTACCGTAACTATTCCTGTACGAGAGAGGACACAGGGTGCTGAAAACACAAAAGAGGGCTTATTACAAGGATTTCGCTACATTATGAATTCCAAAGCACTTCGTAACAGCCTTCTGTTGTATACCATATTTTCCTTTCTTGTAGTCCCGGCATCTCAACTTACACCGTTGTTGGCATCAAAGAATATAGGTGATGAGGTTTGGATATTAAGTGTAATCGAAACGGCATTTTCCATTGGTGCCTTGGCAGTTAGTTTGTTTATGGCGTATAAAGAACTTCATATTCCTCATTTTAAATTAATTGGTTTATCGGCTGTTATTTTTGGAGCAACCATGATTTTGCTACTCCCAGCTCATGGGATTGTGATATTTGCGGTATTCATGATGATTATGGGCGTAGGAAGCCCACTATACTATACACCGCTGATTACTCACATACAGGAAAACACGGAGGAGAACTATATGGGACGTACATTTTCTTATGTAGATTTGTTTTCCTCACTGGCTACCCCGCTTGGTATGTTGGTGTTTGGCCCTTTAGCCAATGTCAATATTCTACTGCCCTTTGCCATTCCGGGTACCAGTTTGATTTTGCTGGGATGTTGGGTTAGAAAAAGACTTCAATAAAATAGAGCTTACTCGAAAGAGCAGCTCATAGAAATGAATTTATATTTCAATTAAAGGGATTTGAATTTCCGTTAGATATTCCTCAGGGTTATCCGTATCCTGATGGTCAATGATTGTAACCTGACGGGAAGAGCTGTTCATTGCATAAGGCTGGTTTTTATCAAGCCAGTCTGCAAAGGAACGGTAAGCACCGGCAATGTTCTCATAAGGGCCGTAAACCATCATGCAGGCCATTTTGTCAACAGGGCCGAGAGTACGGTAAGTAAAGCTATCTTTGTTTTTTCCTAATCGCTTCACAAGCAGACAGACCTCAATATCCACGCCGGAATCAAGGTACTCCTCATCGTGATAAATTGCCACATTGTTTTGATTGCTTCGATCATACTCAATATGTTCCCGGCTCACAAACTCCATAAGTTCCGCCCAAAGCTTTCTTTCCTCAAAATGGTTATCCACTTTTCTGCGAAGGGATATCACAGGATAGGCAGGGATGGATTTTATGGTCACATTGTAATATTGATCAAATTTATCTGATTCAATATGTGCGATGGCAGATTGGATCTGGCCGATGCGATTTTGCTCCATCTTAATAAGGTCTTTGATATCTTTGATTTTATTGTGAAGGCTCTGAATTAAATGCCCATTATTCCAATTTTGCAGTAATTCCTTTGTTTCGGCAACTCCGAAATTAAGATCACGCAACATTATAATTTTCTGTAATTCGGGAACCTGTTCTGCCGAATACATACGGTATCCGGTTACAGAATCTATCACTGAGGGCTTTAGTAAGCCTTGACTATCGTAGTAGCGCAGCATTCTCACCGAAACATGTGTGAGTTTTGAAAAATCACCGATTTTTAGCATCTGTTCACCTCCTGATACCAGTATACGTTTTGTTTTATCATACTTCAAGTTTGAAAGGAAGGTATTTTATGATTAACACACAGCAAATTCGATTTATACAAATTCCTGCAATGACAATTGCATCTATCCGATGTATCAGTACGTCTCCGGAAAAAGACAGCTTAAATGAAGTAATCCATTTTATGATGAATAGAAATATAAGCAAAAAGAATTCAGAAGTTCGACATTTTGGGTATATTCCGCAGTTTGATAAAGGAGGCGTGGCGGATATTGATGTTTTTGAGCGTTGGATAACTATACCAGAAGATATGGAGATTGTGGAGCCTTTCACAAAAAAGACCTTTTCAGGTGGATTGTATGCCGCATATACTGTGCCGCTAGGTTTCTTTGATAGGGCTGCAATGCTAAAAGATGTAATCAATGCCATGCCAAACTATCAGCTTGTGACAACTGGTGAATTTGACTATTTAGAAGAATATCTGAACGACTGGCTGTTTTCTCCAAAACATGAGAATGAATTTTTCACTCAAGCGCAGATTGATATTCTTTTAAAAGTGCAAAAAATTTAGTGCCTTTTATAAAAATTTGATGGAAGTATGCTTATTCTTGCTATCAAAAGAAGGTGGAGATTACCTTTAATGAAATTATTAAACGCTGGAGAAATTAAAAATATATAGTGTATCTATTTTGACCTAATGACACAAAAAAGACCTATTTTCCACCAAGGGAAAAGTAGGTCTTTTTATTGTATAAAATTGTGATACAACATATTATTTATATTTTGTGAAATGAAGACATCTCTCTCCAGAGGAATGTCTTTACTATTGACACATTTTATTTTCCCATTGGTTAACGATAGCTCAATTGTGTAATAAACTCTCGCATGGTATATTTTAAAGGACGAAAACAAGCAGGAGGGAGCAGTTATGCAAGTTGGAACCATAATTAGAAAATATCGCAAAGATAAAAATTTAACGCAGGAGGAAGTGGCAAAGCGTTTGGGTGTGACCGCTCCAGCGGTGAACAAATGGGAGAATGGTTATTCCCTGCCGGACATTTCACTGCTGTCACCCATAGCCAGATTGCTGAATATTTCTATAGACACCTTGCTGTCTCATGAAAAAGAACTTTCTAATGGTGAGGCAAATCGCTTAGTGGAGGAAATAACCAAAAAACTAGAATCAGAATCCATTGATGAAGTATTTCAATGGATGAAACAACGGCTTATGGAATATCCAAATTGCCACTATTTGACTCTTTGGCTGACGCGGATATTTGACAGTCAACGGCAGATGATAGGATTACCGCAAGAAGAAAAATATGATGCCTACATCCTGGATTCCTATACGCGTGTGTTGGAATGTGACGATGTGGAAATGAAGGATGCTGCTGCCGAATCGCTGTATTATTTCTATATGAACAAAGAGCAATACGAACAGGCAGAGCAATATCTCACCTATTTCTCACAAGAAAATCCAGAACGCAAACGGAAACAAGCTATGATTTGCAGCAAAACAGGGAGGAAAGATGAAGCGTATAAGGCATATGAAGAACTGCTCTATGGCGAATATCAAAGCCTGAATAAGACGTTTCATAATATCTATATATTGGCGTTAGAAGAAAACGATTATGATAAGGCTCACATGCTGGTTGATAAGATACAGAAATTAGCGCACCTATTTGAATTTGGAGAATATCACGAGATTTCCCCTGCCCTTGAGTTAGCGACACTGGAGAAAAACGAGACAGAAACCCTGCACATAATGGAGCGAATGCTTACAAATCTTGAGAGCATCGGTGCTTTTACAAAGTCATCTCTTTATTCGCATATGACTTTTAAAGCCATAAGTGAGGAATCTCTTACAGAAGTCCGACAAGGCCTGATCAAAGGATTTTGCGATGGAGGAACCTATGCGTATTTAAAAGAAAACCAACGATGGAGAGAGTTGGTAGGAGGAGGCGGGAAGCAGGACAGTTAACATCAGGTGGTGTATTTAGCTTCTGTTGCCCCTACTTTGAACGAATGACACAAAAAGACATCCTTTAGGGTGTCTTTTGTATTTTATGAAAAAAGAGGAGAAAGAATCGTTGCGGTAAGGGTATACAGTTGAAAAGAAAACTTCTTTGAAATAGGCCTACATAAATGGTATGCTTATTTCAAACGTACAACCGCCATCTGATGTGTCTTTTAACTTGATATTTCCCTGATGAAGTTTTACAATTTCCTGAGCTATACTCAATCCTAAACCATAATGATTTGTATCTGCCCGTGATGAGTCACCGGAATAGAAACGCTCAAACACTCTTTCTTTTTCTGTATCTGTAATGCCACATCCGTGATCTACTACATAAAACACAATTTGCTTCGTCTGCACCTTTGCACCTAGTTCAATCGATTGATGCGGTTTTGAGTAAGTTATTGCATTATCTAATAGAATACCCAGAACTTGAGTCATTCGCTCTTTGTCGCAACTGAGCTTTGAATAACTTTCTTCTATATTTAAATTCAAACGAATATTTTTCTGCCGTGCGGTTTCCAGAAACATTTCCCATGCTTCGATTAGAAGGGTATCCACATCATTTTCACGTATATCCATTTTCCAGTTTCCAGCATCACTTGACGCTAATGAAAGCATAGATTTAATGAGGTTCGACATCCGCATACATTCTTCAAGCATGATTTTTTGCTTTTGAATAGAGGCTGTATCGGATTTATCAATATGAAGTGTTTCAGCGTTGACTTGAATAACTGCAAGAGGTGCCTTCAATTCGTGAGATGCAGATGCGATAAATTCTTTTTGGCTTTTCATAGCAGCTTTAACAGGCTGTACGGATTTTCCAATTAAAATATGTCCCATAAGGTACATGAGTGCAAGTAGTGCTAGCCATAGCAGCGGATACCAGCTGCAATAGTTTCTCATAACGTGCCATAAAGTAGACTTTGGGCAAATGACGATTAAATCATATTCACTTCCATCATTTGTATTGAAAATACTGTGTACTCCATAATACTTTTCACCTTTCAATCCAACCACTGAATGAACCGTTTGAATGTTTTCTTTCCCATTATTTTCTTCAGTTACGCCTTCTTCTGAAAGAATGGATTTTTCGGATCTAGATTTAATTTGATTTATTAAAAGATTAGATGGTGTTTTTAAATATTCAGGGCTTGACTGTTTCGAAATACCGTCCGAAATAGAGACCCAGCATTGGAACTTGATAGAATATATTGATAAATTAAGGTTCTCAATATCGGATACATTTTGTATCTGCTCAGCGATACTGTCTGCGATGTTAGCTGTATAATTGATTTCAGTATCTCGTATTTCTACGATGGTGTTGTTTGCCATCAAAAGCATAATAGCTGTAAATGAAAGCATGGTAAACGATAGAAACATTACCATTAGTTTTTTGCGAAGTTTATTAATCATGGTGCTTCCTCCAAGCGATACCCGGCTCCATAGACAGTTTTTATGCTGGATTTACAGCCTAATTCCAGCAATCGCTTTCTTAAAAAGTATATATAATTATCAACGTTACCATCTTCAACTTCAGAGCTTCCTCCCCACACTTTCCATAATAGTTGGCTACGGCTATACGTCTTATCAGGTCTTTCAATAAATACCTGCATCAAATCATTTTCCTTTTGAGTCAATATTACTGAATGACCTTGATAGGTTAACCGTCTATGATCAGCATCTAATGTCAAATCAAATGCAGTTAGTACTTTTTTGTCTTTAATTTCTGCTGGTCGGCGTGTTAATGCTCTAATCCGTGCAAGCAATTCTTTCACAAGAAATGGCTTTACTAAATAATCATCTGCACCGCTATCTAATCCATCAATTTTATCGTCAAGCTCACCTAGTCCCGTAATCATAAGAACAGGCGTATAGATTTGTTTTTGCCGCATTGCTTTTAAAACATTTAAGCCATCAATAATCGGCAGCATTCGATCCAGCAATACAATATCATAGCCATATTCAGGATTTAGAGCATAGCTCAAAGCCATTTCACCGTCATAGCAGCAATCGGTTATATATCCCTCTTTTTGTAACTGATCTGCAATTGCCGCAGATAAGTTTTTATCATCTTCGATTAATAGTATTCTCATTGTTTTACCCTCTTTTTATATAATACCAATTATATTATACCAAATAAATCTCTAAAAAACTTTTAAAAGCAAGTAACCTATTTCTTAAACTTTAGAGAACTTTTAGAGAGAGCTACCTATATAATTGGCGTGACAAAGACAAGGAGGTGCTTTCAACATGAAACACAAAATAATTATACTTTTGACAACAATGATTCTAGTGATGGCTTGTGTTGGTTGTGGAAAACAGCCACAAAGTGAGAACTTTCCGCAAGGACAGCAGCAACAAGAGCAAGATATGAATGCAGGGGATAAAACGATTTCAGGAAATACAGATAATGTAAATCCTGAAACTGGTGAGCAATTGTTTGAAATTAGCAAATTAAATGGCACAGTTACGGAGATTTCTGACAACAGCTGTAAAATCACGCCTACCCATGCTGAGGACGATGTTGCTTATGAAGTGGCACCGGGTTATGAAGATCAAGAAGAGCTGATTACAGTTACTTATGACGAGGACTGTACTTTTCAAATTGCTTATGTGGATATTCAAACCGGAGCAGTAACCTACGATGCTGCAAGCGTAAGTGATGTAAAAAAGCAGACGAATTTGGTGATTTGTGGTGAATCCGACAGTGATAATGTACTTCACGCCAACCACATTTTTATTTACAGAAATATGGAGTGATGATATGACCTTTTATGAACGCGCTTTTCGCTATATATGGCGTAAAAAAAGTAAAAGCATCCTTCTCCTATTGTGCTTTTTGATTACGAGTACAATGGTTTTATGTGCAACTATGATTTTACAGACCGCACAGGAAACAAACCATTCTATTCAAGAAAAAACGGGAACAAAGCTTGTTCTGGAAAACCAGCAGGGTAAAAACAGCATTGACGCCGAAACGGTTTCTAGCATTATGGAACTGCCTTTCGTAACCAAAGTTAACCGGATCGCAAGCAACATTGCCTATCCTGCAACCTTTTCACCGGTTATCATGAAGAATGGAACAGATGTCCTGAATTTAGCTGTAACGCTTCATGCATATGACGACACAGAAACTGACGGACTTTTCGCACAGGAAAGATACAGGCTGCTTGCTGGAAACCCCATCACGGAAAATCAAAATGGAATTTTGATTAATTCGATTCTAGCTGAAGTCAATCAATTGAACATTGGCAGCCAAATTACATTCGAAACAGAAACGGGGAAGAAAGCCACAGGAGAAATTATTGGAATCTTTTTTTCAGGTATGGAACGTAAGCAAGAGGATACAATTGCGGCTGCTTATCGGATAGAAAATCAAATTTTCGTCGATTACGGACTTTTTAAAACACTTTACGGTGCAAGCGGCTTTTCTGCTCTCTCTGTTTATACTGATGATCCTGAAAAGTTAAATGAGTTGTATCGCCAAACGGATTTGCTAATTGATGACACAATCAATATGACAACCTCTGATACCTTGTATCGGCAAATGCAAGCACCTTTGAAACAAGTGATTCGTATCACGTCACTCATGCTTATATTGATTGTGACGACAGCGATTATTGTTATTTCACTGCTTCTATGTATGTGGACGAGAACACGCAAAAAAGAAACTGCCGTTTTGATTAGTTTAGGCGTCTCAAAATTGAATCTGCTTTTGCAAGCAATGACCGAAAGCCTTAGTTTATTTCTATTATCGGGATTCGGTTCAACAGCCATCAGTGTTTTGTTTACAGAGCAGCTTATGAAAAAGTTGTTTGGGACTAGTGATTTTGCAAGCTTAACTCATGTTCATTTAGAGGGACAACACTTATTAACGCTGCTTATATTGGGAGGTTTTATTGTGCTCATTGCTGTAGGGACTTCAATTTTCCCAACACTTAGGGCAAATCCCAGAGATACGCTTTCAAGAATGGAGGGATAGAAAATGAATTGCATACAAAGAGCATGGCGCTGTGTCGTTCGTAAGCCGGCAAGAACCATACTCCTGCTTTTAGTTATTGTGACAGTTAGCTTATTTTTTCTTTGTGGTTTGGCTTGCCGAAACGTAAATGTGCAAACACAAGATATCACGAGACAAGCAGTAGGAGCAGGGATGCGGTTGGATATAAACGAAGTCAATCGGTCGAAACGGTTGGTTGATTTGTCGAATCAGATCGGTGATGGTGTGGAAGGTTCTTATGGGGGGGTACACCAAAAGAAATTGGAAGGTGCTTATGGAACGCAGTGGCAGGTATGGACAGATAATGCGTTTGATTCTTTGAAACTAGCAGATATAAAAAAAATAGCCGCTGTATCCGGAATTGCTGATTATAATCTTTCAACGTGCATTACGCCTGTTCATCCAGTAAATTTTAATCGAATCGAAGACCCCCATACAGATCAGTATAATGATTTAGGAGGCGTTTCTCTTATCGGAAACAGAAAACTGGAGCTTGATTTTAATGTCTTATCCGGAAATGTAACGCTAATTAATGGACGTATGATCGACGCAGATGATAATAACGTATGTGTAATTTCCGAGCAATTAGCAGAGAGAAATGCTCTCGTAATCGGGGATACATTACAGCTTAATGATTATCATAACGCGGATAATGCACAAATCTATGAAGCAAAGATCGTTGGCATATATCAGAGCAAGCGGTTTATGACTCCCCTTATGGCTGGAGATACTTTTCGTTCCGAAAATGTCATATTTACTGATTTGCATTTTCCTGAAAAAGTAGAGGGAAATGAAAATGACCCATGTTTTGAACACGCATATTTTAGTGTTGCAGATGTGGACGAATACGATACTGTAAAAACTGCAGTCGAAGCTCTAGATATAGCTTGGGAACGATATGACCTTATTGATCGAAATGGAAATATGTCTACTATGTCTGCTAATTTTAATGATTTAGAGAAAATCAGCATCCTGCTCATTATTATTACCTTTGTCGCTGGTTTTACAATTCTATTACTGATTTTCGTTTTTTGGACGAAAAATAGGAATTATGAGATTGGTATTCTACTTTCATTAGGTTACAAAAAGAGTAGCATTCTAGGGCAGCTTTTTTTAGAAGCTCTTATTATTGCACTGCTTTCTTTTTTAATTGCTTTTGCATTTGCTCCGGTTGTGTCAGGAGCGGCGGCGAATTATTTAGTAGCTGAACAGGTTGAACAAGCAGAAATCCAGAAAGATTTGAATGCGGATAAAGTTGCAGGCAATTATCAATCGGAGGATCAAAGAGTAATTGGAGTAAATGTAGATATAACAAATAATATGTTGTTTTTCTGTGCTACAAATATAGTAATACTTTTGAGCGTTTCCGTAGGAATTTCCGGAATATCCATTTTGAAAAAAAAACCACGAGATATATTTGCGGCATTGAGTTAAGGAGGTTGCTATGATTTTAGAAGCAAAGAATGTATCTTTTTTTTACAAATCACAAAAAGATAAACTGATATTAGACAACGTAAACTATGGGTTTGAGTGCGGTAAAATGTATGCCATTCTTGGACCCAGCGGATCTGGAAAAACAACATTTCTATCCTTGCTGGCAGGACTTGATACTCCTGTCAAAGGACAAATTTATTACAACAGAAAACCCGTCATAGCAAAAAAATTGACAGAGCATCGCAGGCATAATATATCGCTTGTATTTCAAAGCTATAATTTGATTGATTATTTGACTCCGATTGAAAATGTAAAGCTTGGAGGTAAGGGGAACCCCGAAGCTTTGCTGGATAGCATTGGAATTGGTAAAGAATTTTGGAAGCGTAGTATTTTACAGCTTTCTGGAGGACAGCAACAGCGAGTGGCTATAGCTCGTGCATTAGCAAGTGATGCGAAAGTAGTATTAGCGGATGAACCAACAGGAAATCTTGATGAGGCAACAGCATGGGATGTGATCGATCTTTTGAAACGTATCGCACATGAAGAAAATAAATGCGTAATTGTTGTAACTCATAGTAAAGAGTTGG
Proteins encoded in this window:
- a CDS encoding helix-turn-helix domain-containing protein is translated as MQVGTIIRKYRKDKNLTQEEVAKRLGVTAPAVNKWENGYSLPDISLLSPIARLLNISIDTLLSHEKELSNGEANRLVEEITKKLESESIDEVFQWMKQRLMEYPNCHYLTLWLTRIFDSQRQMIGLPQEEKYDAYILDSYTRVLECDDVEMKDAAAESLYYFYMNKEQYEQAEQYLTYFSQENPERKRKQAMICSKTGRKDEAYKAYEELLYGEYQSLNKTFHNIYILALEENDYDKAHMLVDKIQKLAHLFEFGEYHEISPALELATLEKNETETLHIMERMLTNLESIGAFTKSSLYSHMTFKAISEESLTEVRQGLIKGFCDGGTYAYLKENQRWRELVGGGGKQDS
- a CDS encoding HAMP domain-containing sensor histidine kinase, with amino-acid sequence MINKLRKKLMVMFLSFTMLSFTAIMLLMANNTIVEIRDTEINYTANIADSIAEQIQNVSDIENLNLSIYSIKFQCWVSISDGISKQSSPEYLKTPSNLLINQIKSRSEKSILSEEGVTEENNGKENIQTVHSVVGLKGEKYYGVHSIFNTNDGSEYDLIVICPKSTLWHVMRNYCSWYPLLWLALLALMYLMGHILIGKSVQPVKAAMKSQKEFIASASHELKAPLAVIQVNAETLHIDKSDTASIQKQKIMLEECMRMSNLIKSMLSLASSDAGNWKMDIRENDVDTLLIEAWEMFLETARQKNIRLNLNIEESYSKLSCDKERMTQVLGILLDNAITYSKPHQSIELGAKVQTKQIVFYVVDHGCGITDTEKERVFERFYSGDSSRADTNHYGLGLSIAQEIVKLHQGNIKLKDTSDGGCTFEISIPFM
- a CDS encoding response regulator transcription factor, coding for MRILLIEDDKNLSAAIADQLQKEGYITDCCYDGEMALSYALNPEYGYDIVLLDRMLPIIDGLNVLKAMRQKQIYTPVLMITGLGELDDKIDGLDSGADDYLVKPFLVKELLARIRALTRRPAEIKDKKVLTAFDLTLDADHRRLTYQGHSVILTQKENDLMQVFIERPDKTYSRSQLLWKVWGGSSEVEDGNVDNYIYFLRKRLLELGCKSSIKTVYGAGYRLEEAP
- a CDS encoding ABC transporter permease — encoded protein: MTFYERAFRYIWRKKSKSILLLLCFLITSTMVLCATMILQTAQETNHSIQEKTGTKLVLENQQGKNSIDAETVSSIMELPFVTKVNRIASNIAYPATFSPVIMKNGTDVLNLAVTLHAYDDTETDGLFAQERYRLLAGNPITENQNGILINSILAEVNQLNIGSQITFETETGKKATGEIIGIFFSGMERKQEDTIAAAYRIENQIFVDYGLFKTLYGASGFSALSVYTDDPEKLNELYRQTDLLIDDTINMTTSDTLYRQMQAPLKQVIRITSLMLILIVTTAIIVISLLLCMWTRTRKKETAVLISLGVSKLNLLLQAMTESLSLFLLSGFGSTAISVLFTEQLMKKLFGTSDFASLTHVHLEGQHLLTLLILGGFIVLIAVGTSIFPTLRANPRDTLSRMEG
- a CDS encoding ABC transporter permease, translating into MNCIQRAWRCVVRKPARTILLLLVIVTVSLFFLCGLACRNVNVQTQDITRQAVGAGMRLDINEVNRSKRLVDLSNQIGDGVEGSYGGVHQKKLEGAYGTQWQVWTDNAFDSLKLADIKKIAAVSGIADYNLSTCITPVHPVNFNRIEDPHTDQYNDLGGVSLIGNRKLELDFNVLSGNVTLINGRMIDADDNNVCVISEQLAERNALVIGDTLQLNDYHNADNAQIYEAKIVGIYQSKRFMTPLMAGDTFRSENVIFTDLHFPEKVEGNENDPCFEHAYFSVADVDEYDTVKTAVEALDIAWERYDLIDRNGNMSTMSANFNDLEKISILLIIITFVAGFTILLLIFVFWTKNRNYEIGILLSLGYKKSSILGQLFLEALIIALLSFLIAFAFAPVVSGAAANYLVAEQVEQAEIQKDLNADKVAGNYQSEDQRVIGVNVDITNNMLFFCATNIVILLSVSVGISGISILKKKPRDIFAALS
- a CDS encoding ABC transporter ATP-binding protein — its product is MILEAKNVSFFYKSQKDKLILDNVNYGFECGKMYAILGPSGSGKTTFLSLLAGLDTPVKGQIYYNRKPVIAKKLTEHRRHNISLVFQSYNLIDYLTPIENVKLGGKGNPEALLDSIGIGKEFWKRSILQLSGGQQQRVAIARALASDAKVVLADEPTGNLDEATAWDVIDLLKRIAHEENKCVIVVTHSKELADEADATIHIGNRAED